In a genomic window of Diadema setosum chromosome 3, eeDiaSeto1, whole genome shotgun sequence:
- the LOC140246984 gene encoding retinol dehydrogenase 12-like translates to MVIMGSRLGTQPPLPEVDLSGKTSVVTGANTGIGYETAKALAQLGSKVIIACRSESKANEAMERMRTEHNEEKADKAKAKVHIKVDELDLAFMTLDLGSLAATMTFVEAFKTKELQLHILVCNAGVMWAHDDLTADGYEAHFQVNYLSHFLLILHLLPVLKSSGPDSRVVLVSSLAYRFSSWNETDIQCKNKDRGDRYSNSKLYQIMQMFSLAQRLEGSGVNVFSLHPGVVDTELFQRENQPIPSVTKFFLRAGESMKILRTPFTGALTSLHAAANPEYNGKTAIYFESSRPHSVTSQARNKEKQEILWKYSLECLKDYVTEDTLKELITT, encoded by the exons ATGGTCATCATGGGGTCACGGTTAGGAACACAGCCACCGCTTCCGGAGGTAGACCTTAGCGGGAAAACCTCGGTCGTTACCGGAGCAAACACGG GAATAGGCTACGAAACAGCGAAGGCTTTAGCTCAgctagggtcaaaggtcatcatTGCTTGTAGATCTGAAAGCAAGGCTAATGAG GCAATGGAACGAATGAGGACGGAACACAATGAAGAGAAGGCAGACAAGGCAAAGGCTAAGGTGCACATTAAG GTGGATGAATTGGACCTAGCGTTCATGACCCTTGACCTGGGGTCACTGGCTGCAACGATGACCTTTGTGGAGGCGTTTAAAACCAAGGAGCTCCAACTCCACATCCTGGTCTGCAACGCTGGAGTCATGTGGGCGCATGACG ACCTTACCGCAGACGGATACGAGGCACATTTTCAGGTCAACTATCTGTCCCACTTCCTGCTCATACTTCATTTACTTCCGGTGTTAAAGTCCTCTGGGCCCGACTCACGTGTCGTTCTGGTGTCGTCACTGGCCTATCGCTTTTCCTCTTGGAACGAAACGGACATCCAGTGTAAGAACAAAGACAGAGGCGATCGGTATTCCAACTCCAAGCTCTACCAG ATTATGCAAATGTTCTCATTGGCGCAACGACTAGAGGGGTCAGGGGTCAATGTGTTTTCGCTGCACCCCGGCGTAGTGGACACAGAACTGTTTCAACGTGAGAATCAACCCATCCCGTCCGTAACGAAATTCTTCCTCAGAGCGGGAGAGTCGATGA AAATCTTGAGGACGCCATTCACCGGGGCCCTGACGTCACTGCACGCTGCTGCTAATCCTGAGTACAACGGGAAGACGGCCATCTACTTCGAGAGTTCCCGCCCTCACAGTGTGACGTCACAAGCCCG aaacaaagaaaagcaaGAAATCTTGTGGAAATACTCACTGGAATGTTTGAAGGATTACGTAACAGAGGATACACTCAAGGAATTGATAACCACGTGA